The genomic interval ATCGATCAAAGCGATCAGGCCGAGTGTTGGTCGGAGCGAGACGACGCGGATCTAAGCCTACCCACGGAGCTTGCCCCAAAATCAGTAACGCGCATTGCAGCTGGAGACTCTCACGCATGTATGATCGACAGCGACAGCTTCCTATACTGCTGGGGAAGCAACGAATTTGACCAAAGTGATGTCCCCAGCCTGCTGGTCAATGTACCGATCCTATTTATTTCTGCTGGGGAAAGGCATAGTTGTGCGATCGACTCAGATCAGGAACTTAGCTGCTGGGGCGACGATCAATTTTCGCAAACAACGATTCCATCAAGTGTACGAAGCAAGTCTTTTGCTACGGTTAGCGCAGGAGGAGATCATACTTGTGCGATCGAGACAGATGGTGACCTCCATTGTTGGGGAGCTATCATCGTTGACCGAACTGTTATCACCAAGTCCTTCAGCAGTGTCAGC from Pseudobacteriovorax antillogorgiicola carries:
- a CDS encoding RCC1 domain-containing protein encodes the protein MSNSRIFPDDNNQQVVVEIEPSNETYQLFSGGDSSCYLYEDFDIRCWGKQTFSSLRSEDPKSLAMGRDFICYIDQSDQAECWSERDDADLSLPTELAPKSVTRIAAGDSHACMIDSDSFLYCWGSNEFDQSDVPSLLVNVPILFISAGERHSCAIDSDQELSCWGDDQFSQTTIPSSVRSKSFATVSAGGDHTCAIETDGDLHCWGAIIVDRTVITKSFSSVSSGKNHVCAIDRSSDLYCWGNNDQGQTTLPADYLNYNFLAIGSGDSHSCAHTSNNKTLCWGKSDEGQLDAGSLP